One genomic window of Roseateles sp. DAIF2 includes the following:
- a CDS encoding FxDxF family PEP-CTERM protein yields the protein MHKIKLLAAAVLALSAAAAQAVNVNNNITLDGDAESGFSAGLSDPSGTLVNHKVSGLFTDTFTFSFAGGALVDVWLNTSASATKLATQQIVFTSATLNGVALQITNPYELGGTVFRGAELFEVPTSGTLQLIVHGYAGLQGSSGSTISASYSGGLNLIPTAVPEPGTYAMLLAGLGVVGFVARRRQRKG from the coding sequence ATGCACAAGATCAAGCTTCTCGCTGCCGCGGTACTGGCACTGAGCGCTGCCGCAGCGCAAGCCGTCAATGTCAACAACAACATCACCCTGGATGGCGATGCAGAATCCGGGTTTTCCGCGGGTTTGAGCGATCCGAGCGGGACCCTGGTGAACCACAAGGTTTCGGGCCTCTTTACCGATACCTTCACCTTCAGTTTTGCCGGCGGCGCACTGGTCGATGTGTGGCTGAACACCTCCGCCAGCGCGACAAAGCTGGCCACTCAGCAGATCGTCTTTACCAGCGCGACCCTGAATGGCGTCGCCCTGCAGATCACCAACCCCTACGAGCTGGGCGGCACGGTCTTCCGTGGTGCCGAGCTGTTCGAGGTGCCGACCAGCGGTACGCTGCAACTGATCGTTCATGGCTATGCCGGCCTGCAGGGCTCCAGCGGCAGCACGATCTCGGCCAGCTATTCCGGTGGCCTGAACCTGATCCCCACCGCCGTCCCCGAACCCGGCACCTACGCGATGCTGCTGGCCGGTCTGGGTGTCGTCGGCTTCGTGGCGCGCCGCCGCCAGCGCAAGGGCTGA